One region of Microbacterium sufflavum genomic DNA includes:
- the pyk gene encoding pyruvate kinase → MRRAKIVATLGPATSTYETVRALIDAGVDVARLNLSHGDYSVHENNYANVRRAAEDSGRAVAILVDLQGPKIRLGRFEDGPYELAKGDIFKITTEDIIGNKEICGTTFKGLPQDVKPGDFLLIDDGKVRVEVVETDGVTVTTRVVVAGAVSNNKGINLPGVAVNVPALSEKDEDDLRWGLRTGADLIALSFVRNAEDVSRVHEIMAEEGVRVPVIAKIEKPQAVDALEEIVDAFDGIMVARGDLGVELPLEAVPIVQKRAVELARRNAKPVIVATQMLESMINSPVPTRAETSDVANAVLDGADAVMLSGETSVGDYPVVVVETMARIIESTEEHGLERILPLTTKPRTQGGAITLAALEVAEFVDAKFLCVFTQSGDSARRLSRLRSRIPMLAFTPEPAIRRRMALTWGLRSTLVDMVQHTDLMYHQVDEYLLENGLAVEGDKVVVISGSPPGIVGSTNDLRVHKVGDAMRGAAPIYKAGV, encoded by the coding sequence TTGAGACGCGCGAAAATCGTCGCCACTTTGGGTCCGGCCACCTCGACGTATGAGACGGTGCGTGCACTGATCGATGCGGGTGTGGACGTGGCACGTCTGAACCTCAGCCACGGCGACTACTCCGTGCACGAGAACAACTACGCGAACGTGCGTCGCGCGGCGGAGGACTCCGGCCGTGCCGTGGCGATCCTCGTCGACCTGCAGGGACCGAAGATCCGTCTCGGCCGTTTCGAGGACGGGCCGTACGAGCTCGCCAAGGGCGACATCTTCAAGATCACCACCGAAGACATCATCGGCAACAAGGAGATCTGCGGCACCACGTTCAAGGGGCTGCCCCAGGACGTGAAGCCCGGTGACTTCCTGCTGATCGACGACGGCAAGGTCCGCGTCGAGGTGGTCGAGACCGACGGCGTCACCGTCACCACGCGCGTGGTCGTCGCCGGCGCCGTGTCGAACAACAAGGGCATCAACCTGCCCGGTGTCGCCGTGAACGTCCCCGCTCTGAGCGAGAAGGACGAGGACGACCTGCGCTGGGGTCTGCGCACGGGTGCCGACCTCATCGCCCTGTCCTTCGTGCGCAACGCGGAAGACGTGTCGCGCGTGCACGAGATCATGGCGGAGGAGGGCGTGCGCGTCCCCGTGATCGCCAAGATCGAGAAGCCGCAGGCGGTCGATGCGCTGGAGGAGATCGTCGACGCGTTCGACGGCATCATGGTCGCCCGTGGCGACCTGGGTGTCGAGCTGCCTCTGGAGGCCGTGCCGATCGTGCAGAAGCGCGCGGTGGAGCTCGCCCGGCGCAACGCGAAGCCGGTGATCGTGGCGACGCAGATGCTCGAGTCGATGATCAACAGCCCGGTGCCCACGCGCGCGGAGACCTCCGACGTCGCGAACGCGGTGCTCGACGGCGCCGACGCGGTGATGCTCTCGGGCGAGACCAGCGTGGGCGACTACCCGGTCGTCGTGGTGGAGACCATGGCCCGCATCATCGAGTCCACCGAGGAGCACGGCCTGGAGCGGATCCTCCCGCTGACGACCAAGCCCCGCACGCAGGGTGGTGCCATCACGCTGGCCGCCCTCGAGGTCGCGGAGTTCGTCGACGCGAAGTTCCTCTGCGTCTTCACCCAGTCGGGCGACTCCGCCCGCCGCCTGTCGCGTCTGCGCTCGCGCATCCCGATGCTGGCGTTCACCCCGGAGCCGGCGATCCGTCGTCGGATGGCGCTCACGTGGGGCCTGCGCTCCACGCTGGTCGACATGGTCCAGCACACCGACCTGATGTACCACCAGGTCGACGAGTACTTGCTCGAGAACGGCCTGGCGGTCGAGGGCGACAAGGTCGTCGTGATCTCCGGTTCCCCTCCCGGGATCGTGGGCTCGACGAACGACCTCCGCGTGCACAAGGTGGGCGACGCGATGCGTGGTGCTGCGCCGATCTACAAGGCCGGCGTCTGA
- a CDS encoding glutamate synthase subunit beta, giving the protein MADPKGFLKVTERELPARRPVPVRIMDWKEVYEPGDKAVLRRQAGRCMDCGVPFCHSGCPLGNLIPEWNDLTWRGEGRAAIERLHATNNFPEFTGRLCPAPCESSCVLGINQPAVTIKQIEVSIIDEAFAKGWVEPEPPQRLTGKTVAVVGSGPAGLAAAQQLTRAGHTVAVFERDDRIGGLLRYGIPDFKMEKTQLETRLRQMQEEGTRFRAGVEIGKDISWADLRARYDAVVIATGATVPRDLPIPGRDLDGVHFAMEYLVESNHAVAGDAVPGQITAEGKHVIVIGGGDTGADCIGTAHRQGALSVTNLAIGKQPGDTRPDHQPWPMMPTVFEVSSAHEEGGERVFLASTVEFLSNEVGEVRALRVAETEYIDGRRVPKSGTEREIPADLVLIAMGFTGPEQDGYTEDTRPQVTGRGSFHRDASYESSVPGVFVAGDAGRGQSLIVWAIAEGRAAAANVDRYLMGTTVLPEPVRPSDVAIGLQPA; this is encoded by the coding sequence GTGGCTGACCCCAAAGGCTTTCTGAAGGTGACCGAGCGGGAACTTCCCGCTCGCCGTCCGGTGCCGGTGCGCATCATGGACTGGAAAGAGGTCTACGAGCCGGGCGACAAGGCCGTCCTGCGCCGTCAGGCCGGTCGCTGCATGGACTGCGGTGTGCCGTTCTGCCACTCGGGCTGCCCGCTCGGCAACCTCATCCCCGAGTGGAACGACCTCACGTGGCGCGGTGAGGGCCGGGCCGCGATCGAGCGTCTGCACGCCACGAACAACTTCCCGGAGTTCACCGGTCGCCTGTGCCCGGCGCCCTGCGAGAGCTCGTGCGTGCTGGGCATCAACCAGCCGGCGGTCACGATCAAGCAGATCGAGGTCTCCATCATCGACGAGGCCTTCGCGAAGGGCTGGGTCGAGCCCGAGCCGCCGCAGCGCCTCACCGGCAAGACGGTGGCCGTCGTCGGCTCGGGGCCCGCGGGCCTCGCCGCCGCCCAGCAGCTGACGCGCGCGGGGCACACGGTCGCGGTGTTCGAGCGCGACGATCGCATCGGCGGGCTGCTGCGCTACGGCATCCCCGACTTCAAGATGGAGAAGACGCAGCTCGAGACGCGTCTGCGCCAGATGCAGGAGGAGGGGACCCGGTTCCGTGCGGGTGTCGAGATCGGCAAGGACATCTCCTGGGCCGACCTCCGCGCGCGGTACGACGCGGTCGTGATCGCGACCGGAGCCACGGTTCCCCGCGACCTGCCCATCCCCGGGCGCGACCTCGACGGCGTGCACTTCGCGATGGAGTACCTCGTGGAGTCCAACCACGCGGTCGCCGGCGACGCGGTGCCAGGGCAGATCACGGCCGAGGGCAAGCACGTCATCGTGATCGGCGGCGGCGACACCGGTGCGGACTGCATCGGCACGGCGCACCGTCAGGGAGCGCTGAGCGTGACGAACCTGGCGATCGGCAAGCAGCCCGGCGACACGCGCCCCGACCACCAGCCGTGGCCGATGATGCCGACCGTGTTCGAGGTGTCGTCCGCGCACGAGGAGGGCGGGGAGCGCGTGTTCCTCGCCTCCACGGTGGAGTTCCTGTCGAACGAGGTCGGCGAGGTGCGCGCGCTGCGGGTGGCCGAGACCGAGTACATCGACGGACGCCGGGTTCCCAAGAGCGGCACCGAGCGGGAGATCCCCGCCGATCTCGTGCTCATCGCGATGGGCTTCACGGGTCCGGAGCAGGACGGCTACACGGAGGACACCCGTCCGCAGGTGACCGGCCGCGGCTCCTTCCACCGCGACGCGTCGTACGAGTCGTCGGTGCCCGGCGTGTTCGTGGCCGGTGATGCCGGACGCGGGCAGTCGCTCATCGTGTGGGCCATCGCGGAGGGTCGTGCGGCGGCGGCGAACGTCGATCGCTACCTCATGGGCACCACGGTGCTGCCCGAGCCGGTGCGTCCGAGCGATGTCGCGATCGGTCTCCAGCCCGCGTAG